In Odontesthes bonariensis isolate fOdoBon6 chromosome 6, fOdoBon6.hap1, whole genome shotgun sequence, one genomic interval encodes:
- the f2rl2 gene encoding proteinase-activated receptor 3 produces MADLVPGLLICLMAVQTSQLAGNSTRNKTNTQPGLVPKTYKGSIPKLNHSNLLPGQLHPNTDPHLDVDLEDPVTAYATGILSTWVIPSSYILAMLVGIPSNAYILTFLRVRLRAKSLSAVALYLNLALSDLLLLLSLALRVHYHFNGNNWIFGETSCRLITALFYGNVYCSAQTIACISLKRYLAVVKPFLYRRMAKTTLALWTCLVVWCLFAAAVLPELLVRQSYKVTQLGITTCHDVLPQEENSHSPLVPYRLALVCVGFILPFMICIYAHMAMVYHLGQSACDWRPFIRVSTLVFIIFLVCFLPSGILHITHYIRLFSSGDDRLYGYYRLAVCLCCFHSCLDPFLCMLISKTAGSELQFISLRRIPQRQEVMA; encoded by the exons ATGGCCGATCTTGTGCCAGGACTACTCATTTGTTTGATGGCAGTGCAGACCAGCCAGCTTGCCG ggAACAGTACAAGGAACAAAACCAACACTCAACCTGGTCTAGTACCAAAAACCTACAAGGGGTCAATTCCGAAACTTAATCATTCAAATCTTCTGCCAGGCCAACTCCACCCAAACACAGACCCTCACCTGGATGTAGATCTGGAGGATCCAGTCACGGCCTATGCCACGGGGATCCTGAGCACCTGGGTGATACCTTCATCATACATCCTTGCCATGCTCGTGGGTATTCCCTCAAACGCCTATATTCTGACCTTTCTCAGAGTCCGACTCCGAGCAAAGTCACTGTCCGCGGTAGCGCTTTACCTGAACCTGGCCTTGTCTGACTTGCTGCTCCTGCTCTCTCTTGCACTGCGGGTTCACTATCACTTCAATGGAAACAACTGGATATTTGGAGAAACCTCCTGCCGGCTTATTACGGCTTTATTTTATGGCAATGTTTACTGCTCTGCTCAGACTATAGCTTGTATCAGTCTGAAGCGCTACCTGGCAGTGGTCAAACCCTTTCTGTACAGAAGGATGGCTAAAACTACACTGGCATTGTGGACCTGCTTGGTTGTATGGTGTCTGTTTGCAGCTGCCGTTTTGCCGGAGCTTCTGGTGAGGCAGAGCTACAAGGTTACCCAGCTGGGCATCACCACCTGCCATGATGTACTTCCCCAGGAGGAAAACTCTCACTCCCCACTGGTGCCATACAGACTGGCTCTGGTCTGTGTGGGCTTCATACTGCCCTTTATGATTTGCATCTATGCCCATATGGCAATGGTCTACCACCTGGGACAAAGTGCTTGTGACTGGAGACCGTTCATCAGGGTCAGCACTCTGGTTTTCATCATCTTTCTGGTGTGTTTTTTGCCCAGTGGCATCCTCCATATCACCCACTACATCCGCCTGTTTTCCAGTGGGGACGATAGACTGTACGGATACTATAGGTTAGCAGTGTGTCTCTGCTGTTTTCACAGCTGTCTCGATCCCTTCCTGTGCATGCTCATTTCCAAGACTGCAGGCTCAGAACTACAATTCATCTCCCTCCGTAGGATACCCCAGAGACAAGAAGTCATGGCATGA